A region of Cyanobacteria bacterium QS_8_64_29 DNA encodes the following proteins:
- a CDS encoding SAM-dependent methyltransferase: MPANRDARQFAPATQRNRDPILQVLQRVLPARGTVLELASGTGEHAAFFAPRLAPLAWLPSEADPRLLASIEAWRQQQGSDSLYPVIALDVRDPVWPIEQDGQQEDGFAPDPIAAMASINLLHIAPWCACLGLLAGAQRLLPAGGVLYCYGPFKRGGRHTAASNAAFDESLRAQNPDWGVRNLDAVAAAARDRELVLRETVAMPANNLSLVFQRAARAA; this comes from the coding sequence ATGCCTGCCAACCGCGACGCCCGCCAGTTTGCGCCTGCGACCCAGCGCAATCGCGACCCCATCCTGCAAGTCCTGCAGCGCGTTTTGCCTGCCCGCGGGACCGTGTTGGAGCTGGCCAGCGGCACCGGCGAACACGCGGCTTTTTTCGCGCCGCGGCTGGCCCCGCTGGCGTGGCTGCCTTCCGAGGCCGATCCGCGCCTGCTGGCCAGCATTGAAGCCTGGCGCCAGCAGCAGGGTAGCGACAGCCTCTACCCGGTGATCGCGCTCGATGTGCGCGATCCGGTTTGGCCCATCGAGCAGGATGGGCAGCAGGAGGATGGCTTTGCCCCCGACCCGATCGCGGCCATGGCCAGCATCAATCTGCTCCACATTGCCCCGTGGTGCGCTTGCTTGGGCTTGCTGGCGGGCGCGCAGCGCTTGCTACCGGCAGGCGGCGTGCTCTATTGCTACGGGCCGTTCAAGCGCGGCGGCCGGCATACCGCCGCCAGCAACGCGGCCTTCGACGAGTCGCTGCGCGCCCAGAACCCGGATTGGGGCGTGCGCAATCTCGACGCGGTGGCGGCTGCAGCGCGCGATCGCGAACTAGTGCTGCGCG